The following coding sequences lie in one Niabella agricola genomic window:
- the ade gene encoding adenine deaminase, with protein sequence MKQVKGNLVDIMGRTVNFALVEFDEAQIRKIQVIGTEPVAGHPYILPGFIDSHVHIESSMLVPSEFARLAVVHGTVATVSDPHEIANVCGMEGVRYMIENGNTVPFKFNFGAPSCVPATGFETAGARLGVEEVTELLQYPEIRYLSEMMNFPGVLAHDLEVMEKINAAHRAGKPVDGHAPGLRGIDALRYAEAIADNTAGLPGTDHECFTKEEALDKLKAGMKILIREGSAAKNFDALIGLLNEYPGEIMFCSDDKHPDSLEAGHIDRLCARAVAKGVNVFDVLKAACVNPVAHYKLDVGQLKKGDPADLILVEDLQHFRVLETYINGRLVASGGKTLIQSFPAGIINHFECRPKAISDFRIPVADQPNVPVIEALDGQLITNALLLAPPQEHGAFVSDPGQDLLKITVVNRYRDTAPAMAFIRNFGLKRGAMASSVAHDSHNIIAVGADDESLCRAVNLVITAKGGVAAVDEDRELMVPLPVAGLMSNEDGYTVAMAYTAIDQMVKAMGSTLSAPFMTLSFMALLVIPALKLSDKGLFDGRKFELINTGK encoded by the coding sequence ATGAAACAGGTAAAAGGAAATCTGGTGGATATTATGGGGCGGACCGTCAATTTTGCTTTGGTAGAATTTGATGAGGCACAGATCCGGAAGATACAGGTCATCGGAACGGAACCAGTGGCCGGCCATCCCTATATACTGCCGGGGTTTATAGACAGCCACGTACATATCGAGAGCAGCATGCTGGTTCCTTCAGAATTTGCGCGTCTTGCGGTAGTACATGGAACCGTAGCCACCGTAAGTGATCCGCATGAGATCGCTAACGTTTGCGGAATGGAGGGCGTACGGTACATGATCGAAAATGGAAATACGGTACCATTCAAGTTTAATTTTGGCGCACCGAGCTGTGTACCTGCTACCGGTTTTGAAACGGCCGGTGCAAGACTTGGGGTGGAGGAGGTAACCGAGCTGTTGCAATATCCGGAGATCCGCTATCTGAGCGAGATGATGAACTTTCCAGGCGTGCTGGCACATGACCTGGAGGTGATGGAAAAAATAAACGCGGCGCACAGGGCCGGGAAACCCGTTGACGGACATGCCCCGGGCTTAAGAGGGATCGATGCGCTGCGATATGCAGAGGCCATCGCAGATAATACGGCGGGGCTGCCGGGCACGGATCACGAATGCTTTACAAAAGAAGAGGCCCTGGATAAGTTAAAGGCCGGTATGAAGATCCTGATCCGGGAGGGTAGCGCTGCCAAAAATTTCGACGCGTTGATCGGCCTGTTAAACGAATATCCCGGGGAAATCATGTTCTGCAGCGACGATAAACACCCCGACAGCCTGGAAGCAGGGCATATTGACCGGCTCTGCGCCCGCGCGGTGGCAAAAGGAGTGAATGTATTTGATGTATTAAAGGCGGCCTGCGTAAACCCGGTTGCGCATTACAAGCTGGACGTTGGACAGCTAAAAAAAGGCGATCCGGCTGACCTGATCCTGGTAGAAGATCTGCAGCATTTCAGGGTGCTGGAAACCTATATTAACGGTCGCCTGGTGGCATCCGGAGGCAAGACGTTGATCCAGAGTTTCCCAGCCGGGATTATCAATCATTTTGAGTGCCGGCCAAAAGCAATTTCTGATTTCCGGATACCTGTTGCCGATCAGCCCAATGTACCGGTTATCGAAGCCCTTGACGGGCAGTTGATCACCAATGCGCTGCTTTTAGCACCTCCGCAGGAACACGGGGCGTTTGTAAGCGATCCCGGTCAGGACCTGTTAAAAATTACGGTAGTAAACCGGTACCGGGACACTGCACCGGCGATGGCTTTTATCCGGAACTTCGGATTGAAACGGGGTGCCATGGCCTCTTCCGTAGCGCACGACAGTCATAATATTATTGCTGTGGGGGCGGATGATGAAAGTTTGTGCAGGGCGGTAAATCTTGTAATCACTGCAAAAGGCGGTGTTGCTGCGGTTGATGAAGACCGGGAGCTGATGGTACCATTGCCCGTAGCGGGTTTAATGAGCAATGAAGACGGGTACACGGTTGCTATGGCTTATACAGCCATTGACCAGATGGTAAAAGCAATGGGTTCAACGCTTTCGGCTCCTTTTATGACCCTTTCGTTTATGGCCTTACTGGTCATTCCTGCTCTGAAACTAAGCGATAAAGGGCTGTTTGACGGCAGAAAATTTGAATTGATTAACACGGGAAAGTGA
- a CDS encoding glycosyltransferase, producing MSGDPQIFQTESRARWNTFKWTSRLLVFLAIAMIPLAIFSISRVDNLLLPGLSKVDTNRTIHLTIPRSLSEKDKKKYKGMQAFISARAQNNAYIAQEKKRPKSTGIRAAFFVDWDPQSLSSLKSNVDKLDMVLPEWFLLDPDADTLRPNIDNDALQTMRKAKVSIIPMLSNVQNGDFDGKLLHRILSNPQKRARLLRDILGTIEKYKLNGINLDFEELQEGTLPYLRQFQETLYQELHNRGLLITQDILPNDDNYNIAEIARLNDYIFLMAYDQFYDTSIPGPVSEQRWIEKVLDDAAKNVPSKKIVLCMATYGYDWPENRAAQNLTYAQAISAAKEHNATIEFDNNTYNCHFSYTDYSNVKHQVWFNDAASNFNTMRFADDYGVAGVAIWRLGAEDQRLWTFYKRNLTTEAMRLQTRLFQRLENIPVSFEKPDYIGDGEVLDVISEPQNGRMKITADTLNDYLIQEEKYLELPTKYVIRRFGQVVPGKQVLLTFDDGPDPEYTPQILKILKQENVPAAFFVVGINIQNHLPVFEQVYKEGFEIGNHTFTHPNIASVGIRRAQTEIDATRLLIEAVTGRSTILFRPPFNADAEPTLQVELQPVALSKKLKYYAVGESIDPEDWDLDSAHVNSDSIYNRIVRQYEAMPYKDRGIILLHDAGGNRQGTVDALPRIIKYFKDRNIQFITVAQLLNLTRDQVMPPVKNDMLQADSFATKLVFWISQFLTTAFWLAIFLGLGRVIFMGILAVLNYRRQKKETLPPLGAFKEKVGIIVPAYNEEVNCVRTVDSLLKQDYPNLEVIFVDDGSKDNTFRNISEAFAGHPKVRVLTKPNGGKASALNYGIAQASADYLVCIDADTQLRKDAISQLMRYFVNETIGAVAGNVKVGNINNVLTRWQSIEYITAQNFDRRAFDYINGITVVPGAIGAFRKKAIVEAGGFTTDSLAEDCDLTIRILRKGYVIRNCNDAVAITEAPETIRQFLKQRFRWSYGVMQSFWKNKDACFRARYKGLGMVSLPNILLFQIILPIIAPIADLLFFFSIYYNWPNAQHTSWVDLNRILLYYGIFLIVDVLVAFFAFSIEKEKNYWQLLWLIPQRFVYRQIMYIVLFRSLRRAIKGESQGWGNLKRTGHVVLKEP from the coding sequence ATGTCCGGAGATCCTCAAATTTTTCAGACGGAAAGCAGGGCTCGATGGAACACCTTTAAGTGGACTAGCCGGCTTTTGGTGTTCCTGGCCATTGCAATGATTCCGCTGGCCATCTTCTCCATCAGCCGGGTAGATAATTTATTGCTCCCCGGACTTTCAAAAGTAGATACCAACCGCACGATTCACCTCACCATTCCCCGGAGCCTGAGTGAAAAAGATAAAAAAAAATACAAAGGCATGCAGGCTTTTATCAGCGCCCGTGCACAAAACAATGCCTATATTGCCCAGGAAAAGAAACGGCCCAAAAGTACCGGGATCCGCGCTGCTTTCTTTGTAGACTGGGATCCGCAGTCCCTCTCTTCTTTAAAATCAAACGTCGACAAACTTGATATGGTGTTACCGGAGTGGTTCCTGCTGGATCCGGATGCAGATACCCTCCGCCCCAACATCGATAATGATGCGTTACAGACGATGCGAAAGGCCAAAGTGTCAATCATCCCTATGTTAAGTAATGTTCAAAATGGGGATTTTGATGGAAAACTGCTGCACCGGATACTGAGCAATCCGCAAAAAAGAGCCCGGCTGTTGAGGGATATTCTCGGTACCATTGAAAAATATAAATTAAACGGAATCAACCTCGACTTTGAGGAACTCCAGGAGGGCACCTTACCCTATCTGCGTCAGTTTCAGGAGACCTTGTACCAGGAGCTGCATAACCGTGGGCTCCTCATAACACAGGACATCCTGCCCAATGACGATAATTATAATATCGCCGAAATCGCCCGGCTGAACGATTATATTTTCCTGATGGCCTACGACCAGTTTTATGACACCAGCATTCCTGGCCCTGTGAGCGAACAACGCTGGATTGAGAAAGTACTGGATGATGCCGCCAAAAACGTGCCATCCAAAAAGATCGTTTTGTGCATGGCCACTTATGGATACGACTGGCCGGAGAACCGGGCCGCGCAAAACCTGACCTACGCACAGGCCATATCCGCGGCCAAGGAACACAATGCCACCATTGAGTTCGACAACAACACATACAACTGTCATTTTAGCTATACCGACTACAGCAACGTAAAACACCAGGTCTGGTTCAATGATGCAGCCAGCAACTTTAACACCATGCGCTTTGCAGACGATTATGGGGTAGCAGGCGTAGCCATCTGGAGGTTGGGTGCAGAAGACCAGCGGCTTTGGACCTTTTACAAACGGAACCTGACTACCGAAGCAATGCGATTGCAAACCAGGCTATTCCAACGCCTTGAAAATATACCGGTATCTTTTGAAAAACCCGATTATATAGGAGATGGAGAAGTGCTCGATGTAATCTCTGAACCCCAGAACGGCCGCATGAAAATAACCGCAGACACGTTAAACGATTATCTGATACAAGAAGAAAAATACCTCGAGTTACCTACAAAATACGTGATCCGGAGATTTGGCCAGGTGGTCCCCGGAAAACAGGTGCTTCTAACCTTTGATGACGGTCCTGACCCTGAATACACTCCTCAGATTCTCAAAATATTAAAACAGGAGAACGTGCCTGCCGCATTCTTTGTAGTTGGCATCAACATTCAAAACCATTTACCGGTATTTGAACAGGTTTATAAAGAAGGATTCGAGATCGGCAACCACACATTTACCCATCCCAATATTGCCAGCGTGGGCATCCGGAGAGCACAAACCGAGATTGACGCCACACGTCTTTTAATAGAGGCTGTTACCGGGCGCAGTACCATTCTCTTCCGGCCACCGTTTAATGCAGACGCGGAGCCCACCCTACAGGTAGAATTGCAACCGGTAGCCTTAAGTAAAAAGCTCAAATACTATGCAGTTGGAGAAAGCATCGACCCCGAAGACTGGGACCTCGACAGCGCGCATGTAAACTCAGACAGTATCTACAACCGTATTGTCCGGCAATATGAGGCCATGCCTTATAAAGACCGGGGCATTATTTTATTACATGATGCCGGTGGCAACCGGCAGGGAACAGTAGACGCTCTACCCAGGATTATTAAATATTTCAAAGACCGCAACATTCAATTCATTACTGTAGCGCAACTGCTCAATCTAACAAGAGATCAGGTAATGCCCCCCGTAAAAAATGATATGCTGCAGGCCGATAGCTTTGCTACCAAGCTTGTTTTCTGGATATCGCAATTTCTGACAACAGCATTCTGGCTGGCGATTTTTCTCGGCCTGGGTCGTGTTATTTTTATGGGCATCCTGGCTGTACTCAACTACAGGCGCCAGAAAAAAGAAACACTTCCTCCATTAGGAGCCTTTAAAGAAAAAGTAGGCATTATTGTGCCTGCATACAACGAGGAAGTTAACTGCGTAAGAACCGTCGATAGCCTTTTAAAACAAGACTATCCCAACCTGGAGGTCATTTTTGTAGATGACGGTTCAAAGGACAACACATTTAGAAATATCAGTGAAGCCTTTGCCGGCCACCCAAAAGTAAGAGTGCTCACGAAACCCAATGGAGGCAAGGCATCCGCGCTCAACTATGGCATCGCGCAGGCATCCGCCGATTACCTGGTTTGTATTGATGCCGACACCCAGCTACGGAAAGATGCCATCAGCCAGCTCATGCGCTATTTTGTCAACGAAACCATCGGTGCCGTTGCAGGCAATGTAAAAGTTGGCAATATCAATAATGTACTTACCCGCTGGCAATCGATCGAGTATATAACCGCTCAGAATTTCGATCGGCGGGCGTTTGATTATATCAACGGGATCACCGTAGTTCCAGGCGCCATTGGTGCTTTCCGTAAAAAAGCGATCGTGGAAGCCGGCGGTTTTACAACCGACTCGCTGGCCGAAGACTGCGACCTCACCATTCGCATCCTGCGGAAGGGATATGTCATCCGCAACTGTAATGATGCAGTGGCCATCACCGAAGCACCCGAAACCATCCGGCAGTTTCTAAAGCAACGCTTCCGCTGGAGTTATGGAGTAATGCAAAGCTTCTGGAAAAACAAGGATGCTTGCTTCAGGGCGCGTTATAAGGGACTGGGCATGGTATCGCTTCCTAATATTTTATTATTCCAGATCATACTTCCCATTATTGCCCCCATTGCAGACCTGTTGTTTTTCTTTTCCATTTATTACAACTGGCCCAATGCACAGCATACCAGCTGGGTGGATCTCAACAGGATCCTGCTTTATTATGGCATCTTCCTTATTGTAGATGTATTGGTGGCCTTTTTCGCATTCAGCATTGAAAAAGAGAAAAATTACTGGCAGCTCTTATGGCTCATTCCCCAGCGTTTTGTATACCGGCAGATTATGTACATTGTACTGTTCCGATCGCTCCGTCGCGCGATCAAGGGAGAAAGTCAGGGATGGGGAAACCTGAAGCGGACCGGCCATGTTGTGTTGAAGGAACCCTAG